From the genome of Leguminivora glycinivorella isolate SPB_JAAS2020 chromosome Z, LegGlyc_1.1, whole genome shotgun sequence, one region includes:
- the LOC125241296 gene encoding ATP-binding cassette sub-family F member 1 — protein MCKKEELPVDESEEEQEDSPEEDILPAKKKGKHKAKTPIDDVEEEIKKLNLKESLPEFEKPKKSKGKTEDGSDASGDEDSKGSGGKTEAAEKKLSHKEKKKLKKMQEYEKQMEMMTKKGGQGHSELDANFTVSQAQKSAGQMAALENAVDIKVENFSIAAKGKDLFVNANLLIAHGRRYGLVGPNGHGKTTLLRHLAQRAFPLPPHIDILLCEQEVTANDMSAVETILEADVKRTELLKECKELEAETEKGNLSKQERLNEVYAELKAIGADSAEPRARRILAGLGFSREMQDRATKNFSGGWRMRVSLARALYIEPTLLMLDEPTNHLDLNAVIWLDNYLQGWKKTLLVVSHDQSFLDNVCNEIIHLDQQKLFYYKGNYSMFKKMYAQKRKEQIKEYEKQEKRLKDLKAHGQSKKQAEKKEKQEKNRSKTQREEEESAVPVTLLQRPKEYLVKFSFPDPPPLQPPILGLHNVDFNFPGQKPLFKQVDFGIDLNSRVAIVGPNGVGKSTFLKLLVGELSPVRGELIRNHRLRIGRFDQHSGEHLTAEETPAEYLQRLFGLQYEKARKALGTFGLQSHAHTIKMKDLSGGQKARVALAELTNMAPDVVILDEPTNNLDIESIDALAEAINNYKGGVVIVSHDERLIRETDCALYVIEDQTINEVDGDFDDYRKELLESLGETINSPSIAANAAVAQ, from the exons ATGT GTAAGAAAGAAGAGTTGCCAGTCGACGAAAGTGAGGAGGAACAGGAGGATTCTCCCGAAGAAGACATATTGCCTGCTAAGAAAAAGG GTAAACACAAAGCTAAAACGCCTATAGACGATGTGGAGGAAGAAATTAAGAAACTAAATCTGAAAGAGTCTTTGCCAGAATTTGAGAAGCCTAAGAAGTCCAAG GGCAAAACAGAGGATGGCAGTGACGCTTCAGGAGACGAAGATAGCAAG GGTTCTGGAGGCAAAACGGAAGCCGCAGAGAAGAAACTAAGCCACAAAGAGAAGAAGAAACTTAAGAAGATGCAAGAATACGAGAAGCAAATGGAGATGATGACAAAGAAGGGCGGCCAAGGCCATAGTGAGCTGGACGCCAACTTCACTGTCAGCCAGGCGCAGAAATCTgctg GTCAGATGGCAGCGCTAGAGAACGCAGTAGACATCAAAGTGGAAAACTTCTCCATAGCCGCTAAAGGGAAGGACCTGTTCGTGAACGCCAACCTGCTGATCGCTCACGGGCGCCGCTACGGTCTCGTGGGGCCGAACGGGCACGGCAAGACCACGCTGCTGCGGCATCTGGCTCAGCGCGCCTTCCCACTCCCTCCTCATATAGACATACTGCTGTGCGAGCAGGAGGTCACTGCTAACGATATGAGCGCTGTTGAAACTATTTTGGAAGCCGATGTTAAAAGGACTG AACTGCTCAAGGAATGTAAGGAGTTGGAGGCAGAAACTGAGAAAGGAAATCTCAGCAAGCAAGAGAGATTAAATGAG GTGTACGCAGAGCTGAAAGCGATTGGTGCCGACTCGGCAGAGCCCCGTGCGAGGCGTATCCTAGCTGGTCTAGGCTTCAGCCGCGAGATGCAGGACCGCGCTACGAAGAACTTCTCCGGTGGCTGGCGTATGAGGGTTTCGCTGGCGAG AGCCCTGTACATTGAACCTACGCTGCTAATGCTCGACGAGCCTACGAACCACTTGGATCTCAACGCCGTCATTTGGCTTGACAA CTACCTCCAAGGCTGGAAGAAAACCCTCCTAGTAGTCTCCCACGACCAGTCCTTCCTCGACAACGTGTGCAACGAGATCATCCACCTGGACCAACAGAAACTGTTCTACTACAAGGGCAACTACTCCATGTTCAAGAAGATGTACGCGCAGAAGAGGAAGGAGCAGATCAAGGAGTACGAGAAACAGGAGAAGAGGCTCAAGGATCTGAAGGCGCATGGACAGTCCAAGAAACAGGCC GAAAAGAAAGAAAAGCAAGAAAAGAACAGAAGTAAGACGCAACGGGAAGAGGAAGAATCAGCGGTGCCTGTGACCTTACTGCAGAGGCCCAAGGAATATCTCGTCAAGTTCTCATTCCCGGACCCACCGCCGCTGCAGCCACCCATTCTGGGGCTACACA ACGTGGACTTCAACTTCCCCGGTCAGAAGCCGCTGTTCAAGCAAGTCGATTTCGGCATAGACTTGAACTCGCGTGTGGCCATCGTTGGGCCCAACGGCGTGGGCAAGTCCACCTTCCTCAAACTGCTTGTGGGCGAGCTGAGTCCTGTGCGCGGCGAGCTGATTAGGAACCACAGATTA AGGATAGGCAGGTTCGACCAGCACTCCGGCGAACACCTGACGGCTGAAGAGACTCCCGCGGAGTACTTACAGCGGCTGTTCGGCCTCCAATACGAGAAAGCGCGCAAGGCCCTCGGTACCTTCGGTCTGCAGAGCCATGCACACACCATCAAGATGAAGGACCTCAGCGGTGGACAGAAGGCTAGAGTCGCGTTGGCAGAGCTTACCAATATGGCGCCCGATGTTGTCATTCTT GACGAGCCGACGAACAACTTAGACATCGAGAGCATAGACGCGCTGGCGGAGGCCATCAACAACTACAAGGGCGGCGTGGTCATCGTGTCTCACGACGAGCGACTCATCAGAGAGACAGACTGTGCGCTTTACGTCATCGAGGATCAGACCATTAATGAG GTGGACGGCGATTTCGACGACTACCGCAAGGAGCTCCTGGAGAGTCTCGGCGAGACCATCAACTCGCCTTCCATCGCCGCCAACGCCGCCGTGGCACAGTAA